From Oreochromis niloticus isolate F11D_XX linkage group LG15, O_niloticus_UMD_NMBU, whole genome shotgun sequence:
atcaaatctTAATTGTTTTGTACTTTAACAGGATTTATCATTAATTCcatcacataaaaatatattttccttcATGTCTCATTCAGcttttgatttgatttcagcagaattcaTCATTTGCTCAATCAAATATGACTATCCATTTAAAcataattttattcaacttaaTCACACAGTAATACTTTTTCTCACATGTTAAACACTATATTACACATGTTAAAATGTGAGCTTCTGAGAGATCAGCGTCTCCTTAGTTTTTCACTCGCTCTCCCTCCCATCATTGTCACACACAGGATGCATGTTTCTCTTTGCATCATTTCAGTAGGAccatgtgaaaatgaaaacaaataatcTTAGGCTGACTTAAATGTCCTTTGTTCCCCTGttgttaaaatgaaatgaaatgaaaaacacacaacacaaaatacTGCAAAAGAATAAGGTTGCCTACCAGACATTTCATTTCAAAATTAAGATGTGCAAATGTGATCAAATCAACTTATTAGAGATATTCATCTCCTGTTGGAAAATAACAGTTAAATTCTTTAAGTTAATTCCCCAAAAAACTAACTATAAGATGTTTAACTACATTGCTGTCTGTATGAATGTTGTCCTAAATTATCACCTTTACTGTAAAGTGTTTGTGGTAATAACACCATGTACAGTAAGACAGGCATGGAGAACAGCACTGACCGGGAGAGGCTTTAAACAGATGACAtactcagttcaattcaacataTAAGACTTTAAGAATGCACAAGCATTCATCtaaaatctatttatttaatctATCATCTGTGATATTATTGTGTACAACTATAATGTATGGTTCATCTCCCTTAAATAAACAGACAGCCTTGAAGTATGAAATATTCATAAACGAAAACGTTTATAAATTTGTCTCAGTGTCTGATAATGCCCCACAGGCCTCAATGTGACCTTGAAGCTGTTTATAATTTTTAAGTTGTTTAATGTGTAGGTGCTCACAATAATcagattttgaatgaaagcttcGATAGCACAAAAAAAGTCCCTTTCAGTCAATTCAATCAGTACGACATATGAGTACGGTATGTCACACCCTGATGGATTACATCTTCCATGCATTCCCCTGTGCAGCGCTCTCCCTGAGCAGAGGGATGGCTTCAACATTAGTGGCCCAGAGACACCTGTGGCTGACCCTCTCTGACGTGCTAGACAGCGACAGGGCTGGTTTTCTGGACGAACCAGTTTCTGCGGCTGGATTGTTCGGACAAACACTTGAAGGCATCCAGGATCGATTTGTTCAGATAAAGAAACAGACAGAAGCTCTGTGCGACATCCCCAGACATCAGCAGCTAGCTCTCACAGGTCCGCAAGAGAGCCCACACAGACACCAGGACACAACTGAGGAGATACAACTGGTAGACAAACACGGAAACGAGACAAGGACACACTGAACACGAAAGGGAACTAACAAAACTATAATGGTTGATATTACACTCAAAATCTCCACTAAAGATGGTTACTTTTTTTCAGCCAGTTTGGCTGATGTAAAACTTGTGTGCTATTCACAGTATGTTAGTGTAATGAAAAAACATCTATATCCCTagttatatatattatacaATGAGGATAGTATGTTCCTGAATGACATCAGCCCTCATGTAGGAGATCGTGATCATGTGAATAATATTTGGACGGTTATGATCAGAACAGCACTTTAAAGACACGGTATGTGAGCCAGAGACTGAGCATATGTAACACCACAGCATACTTGTCAGTTCTTATACTTACTAGATTTTTTACATTGGTTTTTCACTTAATACTTCACTTCAGtgttgattttattgtttaaaaatgtttgaacATTTAAATCTTCCACTCAGCTGTTGGTGGTTTGGTTGCATTGTGACCACATGACGATTTCCAGAGCTGAACAAAGCAGGGTGCACAAAACTGCatttcctctaatgtccacttaTGACTCTgtctcaaaaaataaataaataaacaaaaatctcCATCCAATCTCCACAAGCGCCCTCTGCTGTCCAagtttacagcagaaataaacacatttagagCCTGCTACATCTTGGGTGCTATGGATAAGTCCAATAAGGTGCCAGAGTTAAAGGATAGCTAGAGTTAGCACTGGTGCCCCGTAGCAAGAATTCCTGGTTTCAATCTCGTTTGTTAACTTGGGCCTTAAAGTGTGCATGTTTtccatatgtgtgtttgtgtttcctctgtgttcCTCTCATAGGCTGAAGACATGGCAGTTCTAAATTTGGCCACATCACTCAAAACACTTTATCAATGTGACTGCAAGCCACATTTAACCATACATTCATAAAGATCTTTAAGTTTCGAAAACCGGTCTACTGGCCTGTTTGGGCACCTTAATGGCAAGCTGCCACATTAACATTTTTTGACGTTTGCTGTCTGTGCAAGTTTGAGGTTAAAATCTGAGATGCAGAGGTCGTGAGATAATTGCCAGACACCCTATATGCTAAAATTAGAAGGAGCCTTGAAAAAAGTCCACAATATACACTGTACAATATACAGTCAGtaatatttttagatttttatgttACTAGAAAAAATTGACCATTCTGTTTTAttgacagaatttctaggcgtagccaagtggtggaaggctttcacttgggtggtctcaggatctcatctctgctttttgcagatgatgtggtcctgttggcttcatcgggtgatggcctccagctcgccttggaacggttcgcagccgagtgtgaagcggtgggaatgagaatcagcacctccaaatctgaggccatggtccacagctggaaaagggtggagttcccactctgggtcagggacaagaccctgccccaagtggaggagtttaagtatctcggggtcttgttcacgagtgatgggagaagggagccggagatcgacagacggattggtgcagcGGCTGCAGtcatgcggacgctgcaccggtctgttgttgtgaagagagagctgagtgtaaaagcgaagctctcaatttaccagtcgatctacggccctaccctcacctatggtcacgaggtgtgggtagtgaccaaaagaacgagatcacgaatacaagcggcggaaataggcttcctccgaagggtggctggcctctccattagagatagggtgagaagttcggccattcgggaggggctcagagtagagccgctgctcccccacatcgaaaggagccagttgaggtggttcgggcatctggcaaggatgccccctgggcgagGTTTTCTGGGTATGTCCGGGGCAGAACCAGGACaggctggagagattatatctcttggctggcctgggaaagCCTTGGTGtccccccggataagctggaggaggtggctggggagagggagctctgggcttctctgcttgggctgctgcccccgagacccggccccggataagcagaagaaaatggatggatggatggatgttactAGAAAAAAGTGACctaaataataattattgttGTATTCAAAAATAGAAATGACTTTTCATCCATTAAAAGTACATACAGTAACCAAGATAGATATAATTCccatggtcatgggaatttgcataattatgattaacgaactgacctcacagcccattgttccttcagtgggctggtttcagtcattatgcaaatgtactgtttataaggtttggggaaacctgcagtcagctgagactgaagaagtcacttggatgagtgacgaaacgtttctcccacaaaacgctacgtccagatgaacagattcaacttttggagacaagATAGACATTATTATTCTACCTAATTATGGTTTATCTGCACGTATGTGGCTAGAATCCAGCCACATACGTACTACGTTTTATAAGTTACTCACATAAAGCTCactatttaacatttttacGTGCAAATTGTCATCACCTCTttttcatcctcctcctccatcacgGTTCTCACTCCTCCGTCATTTCCATGTCATCCTGTTCCTCCTGACCTAAGCCCCATATCCTGAACTAAAGTCAGGGCTCTTATTCACAAAACTTGGATTaacatgcttatttattccTTATATTGTCAAGCCTCCAATCTCCAGACAGCTTATAAATGAGCAGGCTAAATAGCAACAACAACTGGTTATTGGCTAACATTAAGTTgaactcagggttcagtatttTGCCCACTGAAGCTTCCACACACGGACAGGAGAAGCTGAGGCTCAATACCCTTTGATTTGCTGACAACTACTTGTGTGTGATACCGTAAGATTTAGGATTGATCGGATACTAAGTAAATACACAGTTAGCATTGCCAATAATGATACAATAGCAATACTTTTTAATAATTAAGGTGGATATATCATCAAATTGCTTAATCTGAATGAATTATCATGAGCCTTAAGTGAATTGGAGATTTTCCTTGGATTACTAATtagttaaaacccaggacagaaataataaaatgattaaatctGTACCACATCTAGTTGTAGTTAAAATATAGTAATCATACAGTATCCTTTTCACAGTTAACACAAACAATTAATTACATTCAGTCAAGCCATATTATATTTGGTATATTTGTATCAATTCCAGTAAATGTTTTCATCTAATTAACATGTTTCAGTGAGCTAAATGTAATACATAAAGTAAAGCTGAAGATGACTAAAATACTACTATTTATCACCTTTATCGACCTGGATATTCTCTGATGTTGTGCTACCATTTGGTGATGCTGGGCAGGTCTGGCTAGCTGAACATGCTTTCTTGCTTGTTTGCCTAGCACTGCTGAGTCACATGACAGTACAAGATCAAAACACAAAGGGGGGAGGAGCAAACATTATTGGCTCaaactgtggtcataaatattttgtacttgtaaatcagactgcgtagttgtgaactgagttttgtaaccttgtaaaccaAGATATCTGAAAATTCTATGTTTGTGTATCTACAgatgagaatttgtgtgtgtaaaaatatttacacaagttacaattttttgttaaggtctggttacagatacaaagcaaaaaactatGTGTAAAACTATGTGCTCAAGTTTCCTGGCTTGTATGTGAGTTTCAACTTGTGAGTATAAATTTGAcccaattttttttcctttcagctgattggtcaatgtcatgtcaatcacaaatttaacaatctaatcagagaacagatgcgTTTGGTTGTGGCGCTTTACTGAGCTTCAGGTACTGGAAGGGACAATTCTCTTTTATTAAAACACATCAAACAGTAATACTGATAAGGAAAAACCTCTGCAGCACACATGGACAAAGCCCTCACTGTCAGCCATAGAAATatcacaaaaggaaaaaagaagtcCCAAATGCTAAAACCCCTCATTGTGAATTAGTTTGTACTATTGTTAGACTCACAGTGTTTCATTcatcagtgtttatttattgtccTTTCAGTTCACTTATCCTGTGTGTTCCATAGTAACATCCAGGGGATGTTGGGAATGGCAAAACATGTGGGGTAAAGGTCGGTCTGTCAGAGATACGAGATAGATTTTCATccttaaaaaaattacatatcGGCTATTTATACATTAAAGACTTAAACATTGAAATTAGTATATAATATTTTGTTATCAAACAATATTCATCTAAGAATGCATGCACAAAAATTCGCTAACTACTATACAATTAAACAGTGACCATCACACCATCATACAATGAGCAGTGATCACACAGCAATCACACACAAGGTATACAAATACTGAGCAACAAACTTCTTATAGTATCTTATACTATATTTAAGTCAACATGATGGTTTACAGGATGTACTCTGGGTTCAGGTTAGATCTGTGTAGAAAACAAAATCCCCAAAAAATTGCattacagagaaaataaatTTGCAATTAATTTAAAATCTCTTATTGATTTCTTTAGATAGCTTTACCCTCCTCATGGAAGACTTTCCCATCAGACTGCTCTCTCCACTTCAGTGCAATTCCACTTAGTCCTTTCTCCTTCAGTCTATTCTGCAGCTGGGACAGAcgtaaacagaaaaataaaacaataagaaaacactgagaaaactgaaaacatcagGTCAACTTGATCCAATAGCTTATCGAATTTTCTCAGTGTTTCCTGCAGTAGATCCCATTTCAACTGGCAGCTTGAGATGCTAAAGTAATAAATCTAACATAGTTGGATTTCATAGGGTTTCATAGTTTGATTATATCTCAAATGCCAGCATATCAAAACATCGCCAGACTTGTATGATTCATCATAGGTATTGAAGAtgatttataaataataaataacataaattatATAACAAATAATGACATAATTTTCTGTGTATCGTTATAGTTTCCTAACCTAAAATGACATGTGTCCAATCATCTCTGTTTAGTTTCTgttaaaaaatgacattttttattggaGTAGCTTTACTTGTAATAGTCTGAGTTATATTTtcaatatatatgtttttatttatgtttcattatggttaaagtttttaaaataaggTGTTGTCCAGAATTGCCTGTTACTCCCTGTTACAGAAATCTTTCTGAATAATGACATGACTTCAATTCAGTCATGTAGGTTTTTTTGAGGaaagtaatataaaaaaaaagtaataaataaaatacaaacgaACTAGAATTATATTATAAGTAATATTGACAATAATACTAATTTGCATTATTTGTTGACAAGATGCAGTACTGTTTATTTTCTATTGGACCATCTAGATTATCAGTTAAGCAATATGTTGCGCTTGTTATCCAAGTGGGGCCAAACATCTAATGTAAGCAGTCCACACGATTTTGCAAAGAAACTCAGTGTAATTTATTGTTTTACTCTGTCATACTTTTGCATAAAGGAAATTCATGGGACTTACCATTTCCAGGAGGTCTTCTTTCACAGTCAGGTTATTCAGCTCCAGAGAAGGGTCCAGATTTATCTTCAGCTTCCATATCTGCATTTGTAGGCCTACTCACATAAAGAGATCAGAGACAAAAAATAAGATAGCTCTGGTAAAACAAGGGACCCGTCCAGTGTGGAAATCTTTTGCCATGTTACATTTTGGCAAAACTGTACCAAAAgcatttttctccctttttttatTGAAGCACTCACCAGGAGGGTCGTTGTAACAGACAAATGGTAATGCTGCATCACAAGTTTGAAACTTCCATTTTCCTGAATTCCCTAATTCTGCATAGCCACAAATGACTTTTGAGTCAGCTGAGTTTGCCCCATAATCAAAGTTTTTGTAGATGAAGCTGCTTCCATCAGACCAAAAAAAATTTGTATGTCTGAACAGACCGATCCATGCTGAGATTCCATTCTGCACCAGGCTCTGGACTTTCTGGTTGTCACTGTCACTGATCACAGTTGCTAGGTCGGTGTAGTTCTTCCTGCAGTACTTCTGAGCACTAAACCAATTCATTATTTGATTTACAAGAACAAATTCAGGATTCATCTGTGTCCCTGCAGTTAGAGTTGTAAAAACAGTAAATTACAATCAATGACCCCTAAATTATAATATGACCTTCATTGAAAAAATATGAATTGCTCTGTACTCACCATTGTAACAGATAAATTGATTTTCAAGCGTGCAAAAATAATCATCCCATCCACTAATTTCAGTCAACACACAGAATTGACTTGCATCTCTAAAATTTGGTTGACCAGACATCCAGCTTTTATAGTCAGCCCCAATCCC
This genomic window contains:
- the LOC112842351 gene encoding macrophage mannose receptor 1-like isoform X2, giving the protein MCTLTQRPQSSVTMERIWLGALYLSGWHISTCLSRQYHFVADAKNWTEAQTYCRQTYTDLATIQNAEELNEFIRSVLSAGYNNDVWIGLYSEIDWMWSNGYTGIGADYKSWMSGQPNFRDASQFCVLTEISGWDDYFCTLENQFICYNGTQMNPEFVLVNQIMNWFSAQKYCRKNYTDLATVISDSDNQKVQSLVQNGISAWIGLFRHTNFFWSDGSSFIYKNFDYGANSADSKVICGYAELGNSGKWKFQTCDAALPFVCYNDPPGLQMQIWKLKINLDPSLELNNLTVKEDLLEMLQNRLKEKGLSGIALKWREQSDGKVFHEEDLT
- the LOC112842351 gene encoding macrophage mannose receptor 1-like isoform X1, producing MCTLTQRPQSSVTMERIWLGALYLSGWHISTCLSRQYHFVADAKNWTEAQTYCRQTYTDLATIQNAEELNEFIRSVLSAGYNNDVWIGLYSEIDWMWSNGYTGIGADYKSWMSGQPNFRDASQFCVLTEISGWDDYFCTLENQFICYNGTQMNPEFVLVNQIMNWFSAQKYCRKNYTDLATVISDSDNQKVQSLVQNGISAWIGLFRHTNFFWSDGSSFIYKNFDYGANSADSKVICGYAELGNSGKWKFQTCDAALPFVCYNDPPGLQMQIWKLKINLDPSLELNNLTVKEDLLEMLQNRLKEKGLSGIALKWREQSDGKVFHEEGKAI